The Nitrospinota bacterium genome segment CCCTGTCGAGGAGGTGGCCCGAATACGGAAGGTCGTCATCGTGGCCTGCGGGACGAGCTACCACGCCGCGTTAGTGGGTAAGTATTTGCTGGAGAGGGTCTGCGGTCTTCCGGTAGAGGCGGACATCGCCAGTGAATTCCGCTACCGGGACCCCCTGGCGGACGAGACGACCCTGGGGATCTTCATCTCTCAGTCGGGCGAGACGGCCGATACGCTGGCCGCCGTGCGCGAGGCCAAGGGGAAGGGCACCCGCGTGATCTCGATTTGCAACGTTATGGAGAGCTCCATACCCCGCGAGAGCGACGGCGTTCTCTACACCCACGCCGGGCCTGAGATCGGCGTGGCATCGTCCAAGGCCTTCACCTCCCAGCTTACGGCCCTTTACCTGCTGAGCATCTATCTGGGACGGGCCCTGGGGCGGCTGAGCGAGGAGGCGGGACGCGAGATGATTCAGGCCCTTGTGAAGGTGCCGAAGCAGGTCGAGGAGATATTGGAGCAGGACGTTCTCTACCAGGTGCTCGCCCGTCACTACGCCGACCGCTCAGACTTCCTCTACCTGGGCCGGGGGATCAACTACCCCATAGCCCTGGAAGGGGCACTGAAGCTCAAGGAGATATCCTACATCCACGCCGAGGGCTACCCGGCAGGGGAGATGAAGCACGGCCCCATCGCGCTCATTGATGAGTCTATGCCGGTGGTGGTGCTCGCCCCGCAGGACGCGGTCTACGAGAAGATGCTCGGCAACATCGAAGAGGTCAAGACCCGAGACGGCATCGTCATCGCCTTCACCAACGCGGGCAATAAGGAGCTGGCGGCCGTGGTCGATCACATCTTCACCGTCCCCGACACCACGCCGCTTCTGATGCCCATCCTGCTCAGCGTCCCCATGCAGCTCATCGCCTACCACATCGGGGTCCGCCGCGGCTGCGACGTGGACCAGCCCCGCAACCTCGCCAAGAGCGTGACGGTGGAGTAGCAACTCCCGTCATCGCTAAGACCGCTCAATTTCCGCAATCGCCGCCGGAATGCCTTCTCGATAGGTTGGATATTTCGGTCTCCAGCCAAGGAGCTCTTTCGCCTTCCTGTTTCTAACTTTGCAGTTCATCGTCAGGGCCTCGGAAACGACGCTTCCCGCAACTGTGGCCGCGACCCATTTAGGAAGGGACTTGACGGGCGGCCTACCCATTTGCTCCGCTACAAAGTTGGCAAAATCCACGGTTTTCGTCGGTTCGTCATCGACGAGGGCAATGGCTTCGCCAACCGGGAGTCTCTCCGCCGCGAGCCGGTAGGCTTCCGCGACATCGTCCACGTGGACGTAGGACAAGACATTCTGGCCGTCTCCGAATACCCGAAACCACCCACGTTTCACGAGGCGGTAGACACTTTCCTT includes the following:
- the glmS gene encoding glutamine--fructose-6-phosphate transaminase (isomerizing); translation: MCGIIGYVGHREAVPVLVEGLKRLEYRGYDSAGIAMLSNGALAVRRCKGKVRQLEELLEGETISGTVGIGHTRWATHGRPSEENAHPHRAGGIVVVHNGIIENYLTLKHALEAEGRLFTSETDTEVIAHLIDRAFTGNLETAVRQALKEVQGAYSIAVIAEGDPDKTVVARMASPLVVGLGEGEYFMASDIPAILHHTREVLFLDDGEVATATRDGVTITTLDGTPVTKEVKQILWNPIMAEKGGYKHFMLKEIFEQPRAIWDTFGSRLSQETGSVVLHELNLPVEEVARIRKVVIVACGTSYHAALVGKYLLERVCGLPVEADIASEFRYRDPLADETTLGIFISQSGETADTLAAVREAKGKGTRVISICNVMESSIPRESDGVLYTHAGPEIGVASSKAFTSQLTALYLLSIYLGRALGRLSEEAGREMIQALVKVPKQVEEILEQDVLYQVLARHYADRSDFLYLGRGINYPIALEGALKLKEISYIHAEGYPAGEMKHGPIALIDESMPVVVLAPQDAVYEKMLGNIEEVKTRDGIVIAFTNAGNKELAAVVDHIFTVPDTTPLLMPILLSVPMQLIAYHIGVRRGCDVDQPRNLAKSVTVE